GGGCAGTTTCGACCCCGGCCTTTCGACCTGCGGCCTCGTGTTCAATCCGGGCGGACTGCCGAACGGCATGGGGCTTCAGGGGCTGACGTTCGATGATATTTACAACAAATTCGTCGTGCCCAATATCAACTCGCAACTCGGCTTGCCCGCCGGGTCGCGCTATGACGGACGCTGGGTCACAGGCGACCCGACCATCTCGAACGGCACCTCACCGTCGCTTGATAATAATCGGGTCTGGGGTCTGTCTCTGACCGCCGCCTGGTCGCCGTCGGATGAGATCACCATCAAGTCGATCTCGGCCTACCGGGAGCTCAGCTCACAATCGCCCCGCGATGGCGATCACACGCCCTATCCTGTGGTCTATACGGCCAACGACATTCATCAGTCACAATTCAGTCAGGAACTGCAACTGGGCGGGTCGAGCATGAACGATCGGCTCAAATGGCTGGTCGGCGGGTTCTATATGCGGGAACATGCCTATGATGATAATACCGTCAATATGATGTCGGGCATCTACAGCTATTATCCGCTGGGCCTGACCTTCAATTACCTGCCTTACAATGAAATCTGGATCGACACCTGGGCCGTGTTCGGACAGGGAACTTACGAGCTTACGGATCGTCTGAGCCTCACCGTCGGCGGCCGCTACAGCAAGGACAAGAAGAAATATTATCAGGATCACCTGTTGTCGGAAGTCCCGGGCACGGGCACCGGCGGGCTTGAGAATTATGTCGGCCCGCGCACTCTGAAGGACAGCTGGGGCTCGTTCACGCCGAAGGTCGCGCTTGATTTCAAGGCAACCGATGACGTGCTGCTCTATGCGAGCTATGCAAAGGGCTTCAAGGGCGGGGGCTGGAGCCCGCGTCCGACCCAGCAGAATGACAGCGATCTGTCCTATGATCCGGAAATCCTGAACACCTTCGAAGTCGGCACCAAAACCGCCTGGTTCGACAATCGCATGACCTTCAATGTCGCCGGGTTCTACAGCATCTATAAGGACGTGCAGGTGACGACCGTGGATTCGGGCTCGAACGGCAGCTTGTTGCTGTTGACCCGCAACGTCGGCGAAGCCCGGCTTTACGGGCTGGAAGCGGAATTGGTGGCGCGCCCGATGCAGGGACTCGACCTCAATATGGCGGTCGGTTACCTCCACAGCGAATGGCACAAGCTGAATATCGTCGATGCCAATCTGAAGTTGAGCAACAAGCTTGTGGATTCCCCGAAATGGACGCTCAACATGGGCGCCCAGTACCGCCTGCCTATCAGTGAGAATTTTGGCTCGTTGGTGTTGCGCGGGGACGCAAGCTTCCGCAGCCTGACCTGGAAGGATCCCTTCAACGTTACGCGGGCTCCGGCCAGCCGCCCCGGCGACAAGATCACCGAACGCCGCATGGCACAGGATGCCTATTGGCTGGTCAATACCCGGCTGTCCTGGACCAACCCGTCGGACAACTGGGAAGTGGCGCTGTTTGTCACCAATCTTTTGGATAAGCGCTATTTCACCAGCATGCTGCCGGTGGACAATTTCGGTTATGACGAAGCCTATGTGGGCCGCCCGCGTGAATGGGGCCTGAGCGCCAGTTACAAGTTCTAGATCGGGTCTGTTCATGATGGATTTTGCAAACAAAGTTATTGTCATCACGGGGGGCGCGTCCGGTATCGGGCGCGCCGCCGCCTTGAGTTTTGCCCATGGCGGGGCAACGGTGATCGTCGTCGATCTCAATCTCGACGGCGCACGGGAGACCATTTCCCGGTGCGGCGGGGGCGAGGCTCATAGACTGAATGTGGCCGACGAAGCGGCGTGGGAGGAATTATGCGCCGATATCCTCACGCGTCATGGCCGGTTTGACGGGCTGATCAATTGCGCCGGCATCGGCCGGGCCGGAAATTTCGAGGAGCTGTCGCTCGCCGATTGGACCGCCATGCTTGATGTCAATCTGACCGGGGTGTTTCTCGGCTGCAAACATGCGGTCCGGACTATGCGTAAGGCCGGAAACGGCGGCTCCATCGTCAATGTGTCGTCCATTGCGGGGCTCGTGGGCGGCGATGATATTGCCGGTTACTGCGGCAGCAAGGGCGGGGTCACCACCCTGTCGAAAGCGGTGGCGCTTCATTGCACGCGTTATAAAACCGGCATCCGCTGCAACAGCGTTCATCCGACCTATGTGGACAGCGAAATGCTCGACCCGGTGGCGGCGCTGTTCGAAAGCCGTCAGGCCATGCTCGACGGCATGGCCGAAGCGGTGCCGATCGGCCGGGTGGCGGTGCCGCAGGATATCGCCAATGCCATTCTGTTTCTAAGCTCGGACGCGGCGTCCATGATCACCGGCATTGCCCTGCCGGTGGATGGTGGTCAACTTGCTGGTATCCCGAGCAAACACACGACCTGAAGGATAGACATCATGACCAAAGCTACAGGCCGCGTCAGCGGTAAAGTCGCCATCGTCACCGGCGGCGCGTCGGGTCTCGGGGCCGCCATCGCCACCATGCTCGTGCGCGAAGGCGCCGAGGTGGTGATCACCGATATTCAGGATGACGCGGGCAAGGCCCTGGCTGAGAAACTCGGCTGCACATTCCTCCATCAGGATGTGGCCGAGGAAGCGCGCTGGCCCGAAGTGATCGCAGCGGTGAAGACGCAATTCGGCGGCCTCCATATCCTGATCAACAACGCCGGGTTCGAAGGGCCGCTGGATGCCGTCAGTCCGGAAAACACGCGCCTTGCCGATTGGCAACGCATCCACCGCGTCAATGTGGAAGGCGTGTTTCTTGGCTGCCGCGCCGCCATTCCGGTCATGCGCGAGTCGGGCGGCGGATCGATTGTCAATATGTCGTCCATTGGTGCTTTGGTGGCGACGCCGTTCCTGTCGGCTTACGGAGCCTCCAAAGCGGCGGTGCGCCAGTTCACCACATCGGTCGCCCTCCATTGCGCCGAGACCGGCAGCCGCATTCGCTGCAACAGCGTGCATCCCGGGCAGATCCGCACGCCCATGCTCGATAAACTGTTCCGCGACACCGGGGAGCGGCACGGCATCACCACCGCCGAAGCCGAGACAGCCTTTCTCGGCCGCATCCCCTTGAAGGAATTCGGCGAGCCCGACGACATCGCCTATGCGGTGCTGTTTCTCGCCTCCGATGAGTCAAAGCATGTGACGGGCGCGCAGATTGTCGTCGATGGCGGCATGGATATCGTTTAACCAGGGACAGACATCATGAAGACATTGTCATTCGGCCAGCCCATGGGCGGCATCATTCAGGAAGCCCATGTGGTGCCGGATCTGAAGGCCGCCGCCCTCCAATGGTCCAGGACCTTGGGCATCGGGCCGTTTTTCATTTTCGATCACTTCCCGCTGTTCGACGCCCAGTATCGCGGCCAGCCGGCGGAGTTTGACGTCAGCCTCGCGCTCGCCTTCTCGGGCAATATGTGTTTCGAGCTGATCCAGCAGAACAATGACGCGCCGTCGGTCTACCGCGAAGTGGTGGCCAAGCGCGGCTATGGTTTCCATCACTGGGCCATCGCCACCGATGATTTCGACAAATCGCTGCGGGACTACGGGGCCGAAGGCTATGACCTCGCGCTTTACGGCGTCGCGGGCGTCGGTGCGCGGGCGGCCTATATGGATACCTATGATGCCTTAGGCGGCATGATCGAACTCATTGAAATGACCCCGAAAACCGAGGAATTCTTCGGGCTTCTCCATGAGGCGGCGATCAATTGGGATGGCAAGGATCCGCTCCGCACGCTGTAAGATCATCTTTGATTTAGGACGAATGTCCTATGTTGACGCCATGGGCTGCGTGATGCACCATGGCGTTAATCATATATAAGGCTGGGGAGCCGACATGACGCTTTTGGGACTGATGCAGGACCGTCCGTTGCTGATTGCCGATCTGTTGCATTATGCGGCAACCTATCACGGTGATCGGGAGATTGTTTCACGCTCGGTCGAAGGGCCGATCACCCGGCAAGGCTATGCCGAGGCGGAACAGCGGGCGAAAAAACTTGTCAAAACCCTGCTGCGTTTCGGCATCAAGGACAGCGATCGCATTGCCACGCTGGCCTGGAGCACAGCCCGGCATTTCGAGCTTTTCTATGCGGTCTCGGGCATGGGCGCGGTGTTGAACACCGTCAATCCCCGGCTGTTTGACGAGCAGATCGCCTATATCATCAATCACGCCGAAAACCGGGTGCTGTTTTTCGAGACCTCGTTTCTTGAAATCGTCGAGCGTCTGGCGCCGCGCCTCCCCATGGTCGAACGCTATGTGGTCATGACCGACCGCGCCCATATGCCATCGTCGAGTTCGCTTGAGCTCGCCTGTTACGAAGATCTGCTCGCGGCGGAAGACGCCGATTATGACTGGCCACTGTTTGATGAACGCAAGGCGGCGTCGCTTTGCTATACCTCGGGCACCACGGGCCATCCGAAGGGCGTGCTCTATTCCCATCGCTCGACGGTCATTCACGCCATGGCGGCGGCGCAGAATGGAGCCTTTGGCATCTCGCCATCGGACGCCATCATGCCGATCGCGCCCATGTATCACGCGAACAGCTGGGGCCTGCCCTATATCGCGCCCATGTGCGGCGCGAAGCTCGTGCTGCCCGGCCCCGGCATGGATGCCCAAAGCATTCAGGAACTGATCGAAAGCGAGGGCGTGAGCTTCACCTGCGCCGTGCCGACGGTGTTCACCACCCTGTTCCAATATCTGGAACAGACCGGCAAGCGCATCGATAGCTTAAAGCGCGCCATGATCGGCGGCAGCGCGGTGCCGCGTGCCATGGCCGACAAGCTGTTCCATAGCTACGGCGTCAAGGTGCTGCAGCTGTGGGGCATGACGGAACTGAGCCCCCTTGGCACCATCGCGACCCCGACGCCGCGGGTGGAGGAGCTTCCAGCCCCCTTGCGCGAGGATATCCTGAGCAAACAGGGCCGGGTGCAGTTCGGTCTGGAAATCAAGGTGCTCGACGCCGACGGTCACGAGGTGCCGCGCGATGGCGTCACCTCAGGCGAGCTCTGGGTGCGCGGCCCGTGGGTCGCAAGCGGCTATTTCCGTCATGATCAGCCGGTGCTTGATGCCGATGGCTGGTTCCCGACCGGCGATGTGGTGGCCATCGACGAATTCGGCTATATCCGGATCACCGACCGCGCCAAGGATGTGATCAAATCGGGTGGCGAATGGATCAGCTCCATCGATCTCGAAAATCTCGCCGTCGGTCATCCCGCCGTCAAGATGGCGGCGGTGGTGGGCGTGTTCCACCCGAAATGGGAAGAACGCCCGCTCATGGTCGTGGTGCCGAAAGATGGCGCGACAGTCACGGAACGCGAGATCCTGGATTACCTCTCCGATAAGGTAGCCAAATGGTGGCTCCCTGACGCAGTGGTCATCACCGACGACATGCCGCTGACCGCCACCGGCAAATACAGAAAGACCGAATTGCGCGACAGATACCGCGATTACCTCACCACGCATAAAGCAAGCGCGGGAGCGTAGGTAAAATCACAAATTAGGAATGTCATTACCGGGCTGTGTTGGTGATGCCTTTCACCTTTCCCGGGCCAGATCGATCTAGCCGTCATCGCGAGCCGCGTAAGCGGCGTGGCGATCCAGAATCTTTCGGCGGCGGTGGACTTGGATTGCTTCGGCTTCGCCTCGCAATGACGGGTGGGGGCCGATTGGATTGCAGTTATTCTGACCGGGAAGGTGATGGCCCGGATATTATTATTGTCATTACCGGGCTTGACCCGGTAATCCATCTGCACGTCCGTATAGGTTTCGCCATGGATTGCCGGGTCAAGCCCGGCAATGACAAGTGTAAGTAAACACTTTCAACCTTCCCGGATCTGACCGACCCCACCGCCAGGCTTACGGGTGACGGTGAATGTTTTGCTTACGCTTGCCGTATAGGTTTCTTCCAATATGGTTGACACCGTTACGAACTCAACCTCAGCGCGGGCCTTGCTCAGTGTGACCACCAGAAAGCCCTTGCCGGTCGGGTCATTATAAATGACTTCGCGATTGCGGGCGGTGAAGGCATCACCGATGGGCGCACCGGGCATGGCATCGCCGTAGCTTGGGCTGGTGATGGAGCTGGTGGCGAATTCTGCGGCGACCAGTTGGCGGCGTTCGGCATCCCACAGTTCATTGGCCCAGAACATATGGCTGTCTCCGGCCAGTGCCACCACATGGGCTTTGGCGGCCTTGATGGCGTCATAGACGCGCTCCCGGGCTGCGGGATAGCCGTCCCAGGAATCAAGATTGGACGGAATGTCATAACGCGACAGGATGTTATTCCTAAGCACCCGATCCCTTGTGCTGCCGGACATGGGGGCTATCAGCTTGTCCCAGTTTTCCGGCGTCATCTGGGCCCTGACGTCCGGGGCGGCGACCCGCGCCATCACCACCTGATTGCCGAGGACCTGCCATTTGATGCCGTCTTCAACTGACTGCTTGAGGCTCTCGCGCAACCAGTCTTCCTGCCAGGGGCCGAGCATCTCCCGGTCGGGATCCTGAAGTTTGTCCAGAAATGGTTCGATCTGGGGCTGCTCGCCATCCCAGGTCAGATCGGTTTTGTAATCGAGCGAATCATCGCGGCCGGTAAGCCGTGTTTCAACCATCATGATTTCGGCCAGATCGCCAAAACGGAAAGTTCGGCAAGCGGCTTCCCGCGGGGCATTGGTGAGCGGTTCGCGGATCGGCATCCATTCATAATAAGCCTGAAGCGCCGCCGCCTTGCGGGCGATCCAGTCAGCGGAGTCGCCGCTTTTGTCGTCGCTTGAGCCGCCATGCCAGCTGTCGTTGGCGACTTCATGATCGTCCCAGACGGTGATCCAGGGCGCGCGGGCATGGGCGGCCTGAAGATGGGGGTCGGTTTTATACTGGGCGTGCCGTTCCCGGTAATCGGCCAGTGTGAAAATGCTATGAGCCGGTTGCGGACTGCGGCCGATGCGCTTGCCGATGGCCATGCCATAGTCTTTGGCCGCTGCACCATATTCATAGATGTAATCGCCAAGATGAATCACCGCATCAAGACGGGTGCGCCGGGCCATGGCGTCATAAGCATTGAAATAGCCCCCGGACCAAAGCGCGCAGGAGGCGACGGCGAACACCACATCTTTCGGGGATTTTTCCGGCAGGGTTTTGGTGCGGCCCGTGGGCGACAGCCGTTCGCCATGACGGAAGCGATAATAATAATCCGTGCCCGGGGCCAGGCGGTCGAGCAGATGCTTGATGGTGTAATCCCGCGCTGCCGGTGCGCGCAGACGCGGTACGCGGCGGAGGATCTGTTTGAAGTCGGGTGTCGTGGCGATTTCCAGATCGACGATCAGATCGGCGCCGGAGGTCTCACCCTCCGGCGTGATCCGGGTCCAGATAATCACGTCATGTAGTCCGGGGTCGCCACTGGCGACCCCGTGCAGGAAAGCGGCGGACCCTTTGTAGTCGCGAAGCGGAACAGCCAGGGCAGGTGTAGCAAGGCTCGCCGCAGCGAAAATACGCAAAGCGTCACGTCGGGTGATGGTCATGGGATCCTCAGAATGTCCGTTTATAGGTCAGACGAAATTCCCGCCCGCGACCCGGAAGGGCGGCGAGATTGACATAGGTGTCAACGGCAGGCTGGAAATAGTGCTTGTCGAACAGATTGTTCACATTGAGCGTGACCTGGTTCTGACCAAAGCTCACAAAGGCCGAGGCATTGACGAGTTCATAGGACGGAAACACCACGGCATTGGCCTGCCGCGTGGCCGTGGTCGACACATGCATCACGCCAATGGTCGCGCCCGCCTGACCCCATTCCATCGGTTCGCTGATATAGGTGCCATACAGACTGAACGTGGTTTTCGGAATGCTGCGCAATTCATAGCTGCCCGGGAACCCGGCCGGGGAGGTGGCGAAGTTATAGACGGCATAGGTGCCGCCATAGACATATTTACCGTCGATCCCCATGGCTTCTGGCGAGATATAGGTGAAAGCGGTATCCGGACCTTCGATGATGGTCTTCTGATGGTTTCCGGCGAAGGTCAAACTGATATTGTCATTGACCAGCCAGCGGGCTTCGAGTTCGACGCCCTTGCCGGTGGTGCCGACCACGCGGTCGAAGGTGCTCAGACGTGTGCGGTTCTGCCGGTAGGCCGACAAGGCGCCAACCAGTGTCGAATTAAAAAGATCGAA
The sequence above is drawn from the Govania unica genome and encodes:
- a CDS encoding TonB-dependent receptor: MTQTNQIKLRKQTIAAGVSMMALAMASAATAAEPNADVGYTLEEIVVTAQKREERLQDTPISITAFTGAALAEKSVFNLQAIAQFTPNVEINNGRADGGGSSFNAYIRGIGQQDFLFPTEPGVGLYVDGVYLARTSGGTLALSDIARIEVLRGPQGTLYGKNTVGGAINIYSLQPDANGPVTGAIEGTTGRFNRSDVKAHVMFPIIDGVLAAKISGAALHRNGFGERVQDGRDLGNENKQVGRFELRWTPSSAWDISLRGDFQRQKQNGPVGSIINRFASDVVLPDLEVDGNGQAIAGAFKPCNVSAGSFDPGLSTCGLVFNPGGLPNGMGLQGLTFDDIYNKFVVPNINSQLGLPAGSRYDGRWVTGDPTISNGTSPSLDNNRVWGLSLTAAWSPSDEITIKSISAYRELSSQSPRDGDHTPYPVVYTANDIHQSQFSQELQLGGSSMNDRLKWLVGGFYMREHAYDDNTVNMMSGIYSYYPLGLTFNYLPYNEIWIDTWAVFGQGTYELTDRLSLTVGGRYSKDKKKYYQDHLLSEVPGTGTGGLENYVGPRTLKDSWGSFTPKVALDFKATDDVLLYASYAKGFKGGGWSPRPTQQNDSDLSYDPEILNTFEVGTKTAWFDNRMTFNVAGFYSIYKDVQVTTVDSGSNGSLLLLTRNVGEARLYGLEAELVARPMQGLDLNMAVGYLHSEWHKLNIVDANLKLSNKLVDSPKWTLNMGAQYRLPISENFGSLVLRGDASFRSLTWKDPFNVTRAPASRPGDKITERRMAQDAYWLVNTRLSWTNPSDNWEVALFVTNLLDKRYFTSMLPVDNFGYDEAYVGRPREWGLSASYKF
- a CDS encoding SDR family NAD(P)-dependent oxidoreductase; protein product: MMDFANKVIVITGGASGIGRAAALSFAHGGATVIVVDLNLDGARETISRCGGGEAHRLNVADEAAWEELCADILTRHGRFDGLINCAGIGRAGNFEELSLADWTAMLDVNLTGVFLGCKHAVRTMRKAGNGGSIVNVSSIAGLVGGDDIAGYCGSKGGVTTLSKAVALHCTRYKTGIRCNSVHPTYVDSEMLDPVAALFESRQAMLDGMAEAVPIGRVAVPQDIANAILFLSSDAASMITGIALPVDGGQLAGIPSKHTT
- a CDS encoding glucose 1-dehydrogenase, which encodes MTKATGRVSGKVAIVTGGASGLGAAIATMLVREGAEVVITDIQDDAGKALAEKLGCTFLHQDVAEEARWPEVIAAVKTQFGGLHILINNAGFEGPLDAVSPENTRLADWQRIHRVNVEGVFLGCRAAIPVMRESGGGSIVNMSSIGALVATPFLSAYGASKAAVRQFTTSVALHCAETGSRIRCNSVHPGQIRTPMLDKLFRDTGERHGITTAEAETAFLGRIPLKEFGEPDDIAYAVLFLASDESKHVTGAQIVVDGGMDIV
- a CDS encoding VOC family protein, with amino-acid sequence MKTLSFGQPMGGIIQEAHVVPDLKAAALQWSRTLGIGPFFIFDHFPLFDAQYRGQPAEFDVSLALAFSGNMCFELIQQNNDAPSVYREVVAKRGYGFHHWAIATDDFDKSLRDYGAEGYDLALYGVAGVGARAAYMDTYDALGGMIELIEMTPKTEEFFGLLHEAAINWDGKDPLRTL
- a CDS encoding long-chain-fatty-acid--CoA ligase; its protein translation is MTLLGLMQDRPLLIADLLHYAATYHGDREIVSRSVEGPITRQGYAEAEQRAKKLVKTLLRFGIKDSDRIATLAWSTARHFELFYAVSGMGAVLNTVNPRLFDEQIAYIINHAENRVLFFETSFLEIVERLAPRLPMVERYVVMTDRAHMPSSSSLELACYEDLLAAEDADYDWPLFDERKAASLCYTSGTTGHPKGVLYSHRSTVIHAMAAAQNGAFGISPSDAIMPIAPMYHANSWGLPYIAPMCGAKLVLPGPGMDAQSIQELIESEGVSFTCAVPTVFTTLFQYLEQTGKRIDSLKRAMIGGSAVPRAMADKLFHSYGVKVLQLWGMTELSPLGTIATPTPRVEELPAPLREDILSKQGRVQFGLEIKVLDADGHEVPRDGVTSGELWVRGPWVASGYFRHDQPVLDADGWFPTGDVVAIDEFGYIRITDRAKDVIKSGGEWISSIDLENLAVGHPAVKMAAVVGVFHPKWEERPLMVVVPKDGATVTEREILDYLSDKVAKWWLPDAVVITDDMPLTATGKYRKTELRDRYRDYLTTHKASAGA
- a CDS encoding alkaline phosphatase D family protein, translating into MTITRRDALRIFAAASLATPALAVPLRDYKGSAAFLHGVASGDPGLHDVIIWTRITPEGETSGADLIVDLEIATTPDFKQILRRVPRLRAPAARDYTIKHLLDRLAPGTDYYYRFRHGERLSPTGRTKTLPEKSPKDVVFAVASCALWSGGYFNAYDAMARRTRLDAVIHLGDYIYEYGAAAKDYGMAIGKRIGRSPQPAHSIFTLADYRERHAQYKTDPHLQAAHARAPWITVWDDHEVANDSWHGGSSDDKSGDSADWIARKAAALQAYYEWMPIREPLTNAPREAACRTFRFGDLAEIMMVETRLTGRDDSLDYKTDLTWDGEQPQIEPFLDKLQDPDREMLGPWQEDWLRESLKQSVEDGIKWQVLGNQVVMARVAAPDVRAQMTPENWDKLIAPMSGSTRDRVLRNNILSRYDIPSNLDSWDGYPAARERVYDAIKAAKAHVVALAGDSHMFWANELWDAERRQLVAAEFATSSITSPSYGDAMPGAPIGDAFTARNREVIYNDPTGKGFLVVTLSKARAEVEFVTVSTILEETYTASVSKTFTVTRKPGGGVGQIREG